The DNA region TCAGGTCGTACCACTCCCGCAGGGTCTCCGAGGGCTCGCCCTTGCAGAACGTCCGGGTCATGTCGGCGTGGTACTTCGTCGCCTTGTTCTGGGGGAAGATGTCGACGATGATCGGCTCGCCTGCCTCCAGCGGGCCGCTCCCGCGGTCGTGGGGGTCGGCGGCGTCGGCGCCGCAGGCGACGATCGTCTCGTCCAGCGCGCAGCCGTGCCGGAGCAGCGTCGCCTCGATCTCCGTCTTGACGGCCTCGCTCGTCAGCACCTCGCCGTCGCGGTAGAGCGTCCCGTCTTCCACGTCGGCCTCGGCGATCAGGTCCTCGGCGGCGTGCATGGCCGCCTCGTTGGCTTTCTGCGCCTCGCGGACGTGTTCGATCTCCTCGTCGGTCTTGACCGCGCGGATGTCCGAGACGGTGTCCTCGCCGTCGACGCTCACGGAGACGCCCAGCTCGCGCAGGCCGTCGGCGACGTGCAGCGGGAACCGCGGCGGCGCGGCGACGCTGTCGACGCCGTGGGCCGAGAGGAAGTCCGCGAGCGAGCGGTGGATGGCCTCGCGAGGGCCGTACTCCTCGCTATAGGCGCCGTAGTCGTAGTCGATGGCGCGCTCGACCGTGGCGGCGCGGGCCTCCCGCTTCGCGCGGCCGAACTCCAGGCTGCGCCCGAAGAAGAGCCGTACGTCGCCGTCGTAGAGCGTGACGAACGGGTCCGGCGCGTCGAAGCCCGAGAGGTAGTACTGCGTCGAGTCCGTCGAGTCGGCGTGGACGAGGTAGCCGTCGACGCCCTGCTCGTCCAGATACTCGTCGAGCGCGGAGAGATCCGGGTCCATACCCCCAGGAAGCATCGCCCGGGATAAATAGCGTGTGGCGCCTGCAAACGAGTCGCTACCAGCGTCGCCGCCTCCGGTAGCCTGATACCGCGGGGGGCCGACCCGGACCACATGGACGCCACCATCGAGCGGTCGACGGTCGGGGGCCGGGCGCGGGCCCCGCCGTCGAAGAGCTACACGCACCGGGCGATCCTCGCGGCGGGGTACGGGACGGAGGCGACCGTCCGCGACCCGCTGGTCAGCGCCGACACGCAGGCCACCCGCCGCGCCGTCGAAGCCTACGGCGGCGAGACCGACCTCTCCGAGGACCGGTCGACCCTGGCGGTCGCGGGCTTCGACGGCCGCCCGGACGTGCCCGCCGACGTGATCGACTGCGCCAACAGCGGGACGACGATGCGCCTGACCACCGCGACGGCCGCGCTCGCCGACGGCACGACCGTCCTCACCGGCGACGGGTCGCTGCGCTCGCGCCCGCAGGGCCCCCTGCTGGACGCCATCGAACAGCTCGGCGGCCGCGCCGAGAGCACCCGCGGCAACGGCCAGGCCCCGCTCGTCGTCGGCGGGCCCGTCTCCGGCGGCACCGCCTCCATCCCGGGCGACGTGTCCTCGCAGTTCGTCACCGCCCTCCTGATGGCCGGCGCCGTCTCCGAGGACGGGGTCACGGTCGACCTCGAAACCGAGCTCAAGTCCGCGCCCTACGTCGACATCACGATCGAGGTGCTGGAGGCGTTCGGCGTCGAAGCCAGCGAGACCGACGGCGGCTACCGCGTCGAAGGCGGCCAGTCCTACGCCCCCGAGGGCGGCGAGTACCGCGTCCCCGGCGACTTCTCCTCGATGTCGTACCTCCTCGCCGCCGGCGCGCTCGCGGCCCCCGACGGGATTACCGTCGAGGGCGCCTACCCCAGCGCGCAGGGCGACTCGGCCATCGTCGACGTGCTCGAACGGATGGGCGCCGACATCGACTGGGACCGCGAGACCGGCGAGATCACCGTCAGACAGTCCGACCTGACGGGCGTCGAGGTCAGCGTCGCCGACACCCCCGACTTGCTCCCGACCATCGCGGTCCTCGGCGCCGCGGCGGACGGCACCACCTCGATCGTCGACTGCGAGCACGTCCGCTACAAGGAGACCGACCGCGTCAGCGTCATGGCCGACTCGCTCACGGAGATGGGCGCCGCCGTCGTCGAGGAACGGGACCGCCTGTCCATCCGCGGCGCCGAGACCGACCTGCGCGGCGCGACCCTGCCCGGCCGCGACGACCACCGCATCATCATGTCGCTGGCCGTCGCCGGCCTCGTCGCCGACGGCGAGACCACCGTCACCGAGGCCGAGGACGTGGACGTGTCGTTCCCCGGCTTCTTCGACACGCTCGCCGACCTGGGCGCGACCGTCTCGAAGTGAGAAGCGAACCGCCCCGGACGGTCACTGCGTGGCGGCGCGGTCGCCGAACTGCTCGCGCACTTTCTTTACCTTCGGCTCGGCGTGGAACTGGCAGTAGCGGTCTCCCGGGTTCTTGTCGTAGTAGTCCTGGTGTTTCTCCTCGGCCTCGTAGAAGGTGTCCAGCGGTTCGATCTCGGTGACGATCTCGTCGTTCTCGTAGCTGTCGAAGTCGCCGCCCTCTTGGAGGTTGTGGACGAACCGCTCGACGACCGCCTTCTGCTCGTCGTCGTGGTAGTAGACGGCCGAGCGGTACTGCGAGCCCACGTCGGGGCCCTGCCGATCTTTCGTCGTCGGGTCGTGGATGCGGAAGAACACCTCCAGCAGGTCCTCGTAGGCGACGGTCGCGGGGTCGTACTCGACCTGCACGACCTCTGCGTGGCCGGTCGACCCCGAACAGACTTCCCTGTAGCTCGGGTTCTCGACGTGGCCGCCGGCGTAGCCGGAGGTGACCGACTCGACGCCGTCCAGTTCCTTGAACGCCGCCTCGATACACCAGAAGCACCCGCCCGCGAGCGTCGCCGTCTCTGTCTCGGTCATTACCCGCGCTTGGGCGCGGAACCGCTTGAACCCAGCGACCGGAACAGTCAGTCGTCCCGGGCGCCGTCGCCGGGGGAGATGCCGTCGATGTCGCCGGTCGCGCGGTCGCTGAGGACGAACCCGCCGCCGTCGCCTGTCCGCCGGGCGACCGCGGACACCCGCAGGACGTAGCTCCCGACGAGGAGGAAGGGGGCGAGAGCGACCGCCTCGACGGTCACCACGAGGAAGTGCGTCGTCGGGAGGACCTCCAGATAGTGCATGAACGAGGCGGTCGTGGCGACAGCGACGACGGAGGTAAAGACGAGGTTCCGCGAGAGGTCGGCGAACTCCCGTCTGACGTACAGCGACTGGAAGTACGCGCGGGCCGTCGCGAAGTACTGGAGCAGTTGCAGCAGATCGCCGATGGCCTCGTCGGTCTCCGCCGGGAGCGCGTCGGCGTGAGTCGACTGCAGGTGCCGCAGGTCGTTGATCTGGCGGTCGTGGTTGTAGTCCATCATCGCGACGACGAGGTCGACGTTCGAGGTCGCGTCGTCGAGCTGTTCGTTCATCTCGCCGGTCTCCTCGGCCAGCGACGAGAGGTACGCGTCCAGGTCCGCCCGCAGGTCCAGATCCGCGGCACGCAGGTCCTCGTCGATTGTCTGCGCCAGCCCGAGGATTTCCGCCGAGAGGAGCCGAACCAGCCGCGGCGGGTCCGCCGGGACGTGGTCGGCGTCGATCACCGACTCGAGCTGGCGGCGGAACTCGACGACGCTGCGGACCCGCCCCAGCTCGCGGTCCAGCGGCGTGTCGCTCCCGGTGACGAACAGCGAGTTCACCGAGACGACGATCGAGAACAGCAGGAAGTTCCCGCTCAGCAGCGCGCCGACCAGCGAGACGGTCGTCCGGTCGTAGGTCGGATCCCCCGCGAGGGTCCGCTCCAGCGCGTAGCCGGCGACGCCGACCAGGAGGAAGCCGGCGACCAGGACCGCCCCCGCGACCCGGACGCGGTCACCCGTCAGCAGGAGCCAGCGCCAGAACCGCGCCGCCGGCGCCGCCGGTCCCGACGGACCGCCCTCCGTCGACACCGAGTCTCGGTCGCTCATCCGGTCGTGCTGACGGCCGCTCGTGCTTAGTGGTTCCGCTGAACGCACGGCCCTCCGCCCACCTAATTCAGCGAGGGAGTCCCGCCGTTCACGGCGGGCGGGAATCGCGTAAGCTCCGAGAACCGAAC from Halosimplex halophilum includes:
- the msrA gene encoding peptide-methionine (S)-S-oxide reductase MsrA, whose product is MTETETATLAGGCFWCIEAAFKELDGVESVTSGYAGGHVENPSYREVCSGSTGHAEVVQVEYDPATVAYEDLLEVFFRIHDPTTKDRQGPDVGSQYRSAVYYHDDEQKAVVERFVHNLQEGGDFDSYENDEIVTEIEPLDTFYEAEEKHQDYYDKNPGDRYCQFHAEPKVKKVREQFGDRAATQ
- a CDS encoding M24 family metallopeptidase → MDPDLSALDEYLDEQGVDGYLVHADSTDSTQYYLSGFDAPDPFVTLYDGDVRLFFGRSLEFGRAKREARAATVERAIDYDYGAYSEEYGPREAIHRSLADFLSAHGVDSVAAPPRFPLHVADGLRELGVSVSVDGEDTVSDIRAVKTDEEIEHVREAQKANEAAMHAAEDLIAEADVEDGTLYRDGEVLTSEAVKTEIEATLLRHGCALDETIVACGADAADPHDRGSGPLEAGEPIIVDIFPQNKATKYHADMTRTFCKGEPSETLREWYDLTEDAYRAALDAVEPGATGADVHDAACDVYEEAGEPTLRSDEGTETGFIHSTGHGVGLDVHEGPSLAPSGEELEPGHVITIEPGLYDPAVGGVRIEDLVVVTEDGYENLTDYRVELTV
- the aroA gene encoding 3-phosphoshikimate 1-carboxyvinyltransferase produces the protein MDATIERSTVGGRARAPPSKSYTHRAILAAGYGTEATVRDPLVSADTQATRRAVEAYGGETDLSEDRSTLAVAGFDGRPDVPADVIDCANSGTTMRLTTATAALADGTTVLTGDGSLRSRPQGPLLDAIEQLGGRAESTRGNGQAPLVVGGPVSGGTASIPGDVSSQFVTALLMAGAVSEDGVTVDLETELKSAPYVDITIEVLEAFGVEASETDGGYRVEGGQSYAPEGGEYRVPGDFSSMSYLLAAGALAAPDGITVEGAYPSAQGDSAIVDVLERMGADIDWDRETGEITVRQSDLTGVEVSVADTPDLLPTIAVLGAAADGTTSIVDCEHVRYKETDRVSVMADSLTEMGAAVVEERDRLSIRGAETDLRGATLPGRDDHRIIMSLAVAGLVADGETTVTEAEDVDVSFPGFFDTLADLGATVSK